Part of the Rhodothermaceae bacterium genome, CGTCAACAAGATGGATCGCACGGGGGCGGATTTTGTGAATGCCCTGAATTCCATGAAAGATCGCCTGAAGGCGAACCCGGTTCCGGTACAAATCCCCATCGGCGCTGGTGCAATGTTCCGTGGGGTGATTGACCTCATCACGAACAAAGCCATCATATGGCACGACAAGACCCAGGGAGCCACATGGGATGTCATTGATATCCCAAAGGACCTCCGCAAGGAGGCCAGGCACTGGAGAATTCTTCTTCTGGAATCTGTGGCAGAGCACAACGATAATCTGCTCATGAAGTATCTGGAAGGCGAAGACATTACCGCTGATGAAATTCGCTCGACGGTCCGATCAGCGACGCTGAATCTGGATATTACACCGGTCTTTTGTGGCTCCGCTTTTAAGAATAAAGGAGTTCAGCGCCTGTTGGACGGGGTCATTGATTACCTACCCAGCCCTGCGGATATTTCGCCAGTATCCGGGATTCAGCCGAATACTGGAAAAGAGGTGATGCGTGCTCCTCAGGCGAATGCGCCATTCTCTGCGATTGCATTTAAGATTGCAACCGATCCATATGTCGGTAAGCTCACATTCTTTAGAGTGTACAGTGGAGCATTGGAGAAAGGTGCACAGGTCTACAATTCTACAACTGAACGCAAAGAGCGGGTCGGAAGACTACTCTTTATGCACGCCAAAGACCGTGAAGATGTTGCTCGGGTCGAGGCCGGTGACATCGCAGCAGCGGTGGGACTCAAAAATGTCAAGACCGGCGATACACTTTCGGATCCGAGCGCTCCCGCAATTCTGGAACAGATGGTTTTTCCAGATCCAGTGATCCGCATCGCTATTGAGCCCAAGACCAAAGCAGACAGTGACAAGCTCTCGACCGGCTTGCAGAAACTTGCGGAAGAAGATCCAACATTCAAGGTGACCATTGATCCGGAAACTGGTCAAACCATTATCGCAGGGATGGGCGAATTATACCTTGAGATCATTGTAGACCGGCTGCGTCGAGAATTCAAGGTGGAAGCGAATGTTGGGAAACCCCAAGTCGCATACCGGGAAGCTTTCCGGGAACCTGTACTCGAACGCTACACCCACAAGAAGCAGACAGGTGGTCGGGGGCAGTTTGCCGTGGTTGAGATGGAGATCGCTCCAAATGAGAGCGGTGTCGGATTTGAATTTGTCAGCGAGGTTGTCGGTGGAGCAATTCCCAAAGAATTTATTCCCAGTGTTCAGAAAGGGATCAAGAGTGCAGTCAACCACGGGCCACTTGCAGGATACCCTGTAGAGGGGATTAAGGTGAGGCTGCTTGACGGGAAGCATCATGAAGTAGATTCCGATCAAAATGCGTTTGAAATCGCAGGCCAAATGGCTTTCCGAAGTGCTGCCAGACGGGCGAATCCTGTCCTCATGGAGCCGGTCATGAAAGTGGAGGTCGTCACGCCGGAAGAATATATGGGAGACGTAATCGGTGACCTGAATGGTCGTCGGGGACGGATCATGTCCATGGATCAGCGACAGGGCGCCCGTGTCGTTAAGGCATTGGTTCCACTCTCGGAAATGTT contains:
- the fusA gene encoding elongation factor G, whose protein sequence is MSSLKDSKLCRMRNIGIMAHIDAGKTTTTERVLFYTGRLHRMGEVHDGGATMDWMEQEKERGITITSAATTCFWNKNDDQYRINIIDTPGHVDFTVEVERSLRILDGAVALFCAVGGVEPQSETVWRQANKYRVPRIAFVNKMDRTGADFVNALNSMKDRLKANPVPVQIPIGAGAMFRGVIDLITNKAIIWHDKTQGATWDVIDIPKDLRKEARHWRILLLESVAEHNDNLLMKYLEGEDITADEIRSTVRSATLNLDITPVFCGSAFKNKGVQRLLDGVIDYLPSPADISPVSGIQPNTGKEVMRAPQANAPFSAIAFKIATDPYVGKLTFFRVYSGALEKGAQVYNSTTERKERVGRLLFMHAKDREDVARVEAGDIAAAVGLKNVKTGDTLSDPSAPAILEQMVFPDPVIRIAIEPKTKADSDKLSTGLQKLAEEDPTFKVTIDPETGQTIIAGMGELYLEIIVDRLRREFKVEANVGKPQVAYREAFREPVLERYTHKKQTGGRGQFAVVEMEIAPNESGVGFEFVSEVVGGAIPKEFIPSVQKGIKSAVNHGPLAGYPVEGIKVRLLDGKHHEVDSDQNAFEIAGQMAFRSAARRANPVLMEPVMKVEVVTPEEYMGDVIGDLNGRRGRIMSMDQRQGARVVKALVPLSEMFGYSTDMRSLTQGRAIFTMQFESYEPAPKSVAEKVILSSYGKAS